In a single window of the Biomphalaria glabrata chromosome 5, xgBioGlab47.1, whole genome shotgun sequence genome:
- the LOC106050328 gene encoding uncharacterized protein LOC106050328 — protein MGSFFLLIIFGLYLDLGSLQEPSKSCEVGDVCQYKCLCTSQCQDDFQCTKKDKCKRGWFGYRCQYQGFAVSGATIKTIPLGRKTDWLLDQDDNTCYYDPYLKSVTWTWAEFKVIPLTWTRMAVTDLHSLLNVTLQFMKENSTKTSSCLNETLAEVTNKTLDRRCNDDVRITSLTLSGNLSSLCSFYISGGRNIAYKQNATQSSVYPGFEKYTADLAVDGDTNSNVFAGSCSHTNEETSPSWNLTLLSGYVMTRVILYNRDNFSERLLKFAINTYDMNGEVVGFYGDKESSAKPIFYINFNESMKTTVKYLHIHLSGNMKILTLCEVEAYGECPSGHWSLSCSKRCPVSCPDTCDRDTGACNSICIGYNNPPQCDTVCSAGKWGINCRYNCSNRCVRALCNVNTGLCDQGCHGYRDSPYCGTVCSRDRWGINCSHRCSEHCHNPTCNPVSGECHQGCKPGYLLPDCTMECPKGQWGSNCTSTCSENCFDKLCNTKEGSCDFGCVEGFQTPICLQKCVSGTYGRNCSYNCSSLCLNGECDPVNGTCNRCPAGFEGQACELKIFRVEFSSFGIGIAIGCGAIVLVVLVVLLKIYHPRLVLWRQRSRFACGETNLQVTEGHIYDHILQTDLRDGEVNHVYETSVLTSPARTEYSTAEPNSGYEIPNNQVHSNGLCCCT, from the exons AAGGTTTTGCTGTGTCAGGGGCAACGATTAAAACCATTCCTCTAGGACGAAAAACTGATTGGCTACTTGATCAAGATGATAACACCTGCTATTATGATCCATATTTGAAATCTGTAACATGGACATGGGCAGAGTTTAAAGTCATTCCTCTAACCTGGACGAGGATGGCTGTAACGGACCTAC ACTCACTGCTCAATGTGACGCTGCAGTTCATGAAAGAAAACTCAACTAAGACGTCTTCATGTCTAAATGAGACGCTCGCTGAAGTAACCAACAAAACTCTAGACAGGCGATGTAATGATGATGTCAGGATAACATCTTTAACTTTATCAGGAAATCTGTCAtctttatgttctttttatatCAGTGGAG GTAGAAACATTGCATACAAACAGAACGCCACGCAGTCATCAGTCTATCCTGGCTTTGAAAAGTACACAGCTGACTTAGCTGTAGATGGAGACACTAACTCGAACGTTTTTGCCGGCAGCTGCTCTCATACTAACGAGGAGACGTCCCCAAGTTGGAATCTAACTTTACTAAGCGGCTACGTTATGACACGGGTAATCCTTTATAACAGAG ATAATTTTTCAGAACGTCTTCTTAAGTTTGCAATAAATACATATGATATGAACGGAGAAGTGGTTGGTTTCTATGGAGATAAAGAATCATCAGCCAAACCCATCTTTTATATCAATTTTAACGAAAGTATGAAAACTACGGTTAAATATCTTCACATACATCTATCCGGAAATATGAAAATACTCACATTATGTGAAGTGGAGGCATATGGAG AGTGTCCATCTGGTCATTGGAGCCTATCCTGTAGTAAACGATGTCCAGTCTCATGTCCTGACACCTGTGATAGAGACACTGGGGCATGCAACAGTATATGTATTGGCTACAATAATCCACCGCAGTGTGATACAG tttgctCTGCTGGAAAGTGGGGAATAAATTGTCGCTATAATTGCAGTAACAGATGCGTTAGGGCCTTGTGTAATGTTAATACTGGATTGTGTGATCAAGGATGTCATGGATACCGTGACTCACCTTACTGCGGCACTG TGTGCTCCAGAGATAGATGGGGCATCAACTGTAGTCATAGATGTAGTGAGCATTGCCACAATCCCACTTGTAATCCTGTCAGTGGAGAATGTCACCAAGGATGCAAGCCTGGATACCTACTGCCAGATTGTACAATGG AATGTCCAAAAGGACAATGGGGATCGAACTGCACTAGTACATGTAGCGAAAACTGCTTCGACAAATTATGTAACACTAAAGAGGGCAGCTGTGACTTTGGTTGTGTTGAAGGATTTCAGACTCCAATTTGCTTACAAA AATGTGTCAGCGGAACTTACGGAAGGAACTGCTCGTACAATTGTTCAAGTCTATGTCTCAACGGAGAATGTGATCCTGTCAATGGGACTTGCAATAGATGCCCCGCTGGGTTTGAGGGGCAGGCTTGTGAATTGA AAATATTCAGAGTGGAATTCAGCAGTTTTGGAATAGGAATAGCTATTGGGTGTGGAGCTATTGTACTTGTCGTCCTGGTCGTCCTATTGAAAATCTATCACCCTAGGTTGGTTCTGTGGAGGCAAAGGTCAAGGTTTGCTTGTGGTGAAACGAATCTCCAGGTTACAGAAGGCCACATCTATGACCATATTTTACAAACAG ATCTTCGAGACGGAGAAGTCAATCATGTATACGAGACAAGTGTCTTGACATCGCCAGCTCGGACAGAGTACTCTACAGCCGAACCTAATAGTGGATACGAAATACCAAACAATCAAGTCCACTCTaatgggctttgttgctgcacataa